Proteins encoded in a region of the Candidatus Obscuribacter sp. genome:
- a CDS encoding cobalamin B12-binding domain-containing protein: MSNGKIRVLIGKPGLDGHDRGAKVVARALRDAGMEVVYTGLHRSPEEIVETAIQEDVDAIGLSILSGAHLTLLPRVVALLKEQDASDILVFGGGVMPDEDRDELLQQGIAEVFVPGGATLRTIEFLRQKFPNRP; the protein is encoded by the coding sequence ATGAGCAATGGCAAAATTCGTGTATTAATAGGTAAGCCTGGTCTCGATGGTCATGATCGAGGCGCCAAAGTCGTAGCCAGAGCTTTGCGCGATGCTGGCATGGAAGTCGTTTATACCGGATTGCACCGCTCTCCAGAAGAAATAGTCGAAACGGCTATTCAGGAAGACGTTGACGCCATTGGTCTTTCTATCCTGTCAGGGGCCCATTTAACCCTTTTGCCCCGTGTTGTTGCTCTACTTAAGGAGCAGGATGCCTCAGATATTCTCGTTTTTGGCGGTGGCGTCATGCCCGATGAGGACCGCGATGAGCTTTTGCAACAGGGCATCGCTGAAGTATTTGTTCCAGGTGGGGCAACACTTCGGACCATTGAGTTTCTCAGGCAGAAATTCCCCAATCGCCCATAG
- a CDS encoding thiamine pyrophosphate-binding protein has product MSKKKLADHLFDRIQETGVKHTFGIPGDFILPFYAAQSKRDLSTIVMTHEPSVGYAADAYGRLKGLGVALVTYGAGGLNMVNPVGLAYAEESPLLVISGGPETRFRSHKPQLHHCVKNFNTQRNVFNEVCESVTILDNAATARDEIDRVFDTTITSSKPGYIEIPRDMVNLEVHAPEQNKAKVQVEEEALKEAVDDIVLRLKNAKHPVLMVGVQVRRFGLKDTVVALSEALGIPVVTSILGKATFPESHANFIGNYFGQFGNPLVKDYVEKSDCIIALGAVLTEMETAGYTAKLTPHNLIQINASEVVVGYHNYHGLSIDSVIKELLGAVTAKLTPTMRFTVPKIARETIVKTSKGKDLSVACMIEQLNELLEQGDGYSVITDTGDCMYTGMSLKTDIFLSPGYYVSMGFGVPAAIGAQLAMPERRPIVLVGDGAFQMTGMEISTAVKEGLSPIIIVFNNASYAMLRFIDQKRDYYKLPRWDYVGMAKSVGANGAKAETSEDFKNALKQARESDKPFLIDAVIDSEDISPTLRRLTEFFSHKVKAAIS; this is encoded by the coding sequence ATGAGCAAGAAAAAGCTGGCTGATCATCTATTTGATCGCATACAGGAAACAGGTGTCAAACATACTTTTGGCATTCCTGGAGATTTCATACTGCCCTTTTACGCAGCCCAGTCAAAGCGCGACCTGAGCACTATCGTGATGACTCACGAGCCTTCAGTTGGTTACGCTGCTGACGCCTACGGGCGCCTCAAAGGTCTGGGCGTGGCGCTGGTCACATATGGAGCTGGCGGACTCAACATGGTCAATCCAGTTGGATTGGCTTATGCCGAGGAATCCCCTTTACTGGTCATCAGTGGTGGACCTGAAACTCGCTTCAGAAGTCACAAACCACAGTTGCACCACTGTGTTAAAAACTTCAATACACAGAGAAATGTCTTTAACGAAGTCTGTGAATCAGTCACTATCCTGGACAATGCAGCCACTGCTAGAGATGAAATAGACCGAGTTTTTGATACCACGATTACATCATCTAAACCAGGTTACATCGAGATACCACGAGACATGGTCAATCTCGAAGTACATGCACCAGAACAAAATAAAGCAAAAGTACAAGTAGAAGAAGAGGCGCTTAAAGAAGCAGTCGACGACATTGTATTGCGCCTCAAAAATGCTAAGCATCCAGTACTCATGGTCGGTGTACAAGTCCGACGCTTTGGACTCAAAGATACTGTGGTAGCGCTTTCTGAAGCACTGGGCATACCAGTTGTTACTTCCATACTTGGTAAAGCCACTTTTCCCGAAAGCCATGCCAACTTTATTGGCAACTACTTTGGTCAATTCGGCAATCCACTGGTTAAAGATTACGTCGAAAAATCCGATTGCATAATTGCTCTGGGAGCGGTTTTGACCGAGATGGAGACAGCTGGCTATACAGCCAAATTGACACCACACAATTTGATCCAAATTAACGCTAGTGAAGTAGTTGTGGGCTACCACAATTATCATGGTCTTTCGATTGACTCAGTAATAAAAGAATTGCTTGGTGCAGTCACTGCCAAACTGACACCGACGATGCGATTTACAGTGCCAAAAATTGCCCGCGAGACCATCGTTAAGACAAGCAAGGGCAAGGACTTGTCCGTTGCTTGCATGATCGAACAACTCAATGAATTGCTGGAGCAAGGAGATGGCTATTCAGTCATTACCGACACTGGAGACTGCATGTACACCGGCATGAGCCTTAAGACTGATATATTCCTGTCACCAGGCTACTATGTCAGCATGGGCTTTGGTGTGCCAGCAGCTATAGGCGCTCAGCTAGCTATGCCAGAGAGACGTCCAATAGTCCTGGTGGGCGATGGCGCCTTCCAGATGACTGGCATGGAGATAAGCACAGCGGTCAAAGAAGGACTGAGCCCAATCATCATTGTCTTTAACAACGCCAGCTATGCCATGCTGCGCTTTATCGATCAAAAACGTGACTACTACAAATTGCCTCGCTGGGATTATGTCGGCATGGCCAAATCAGTAGGAGCAAATGGAGCCAAAGCTGAGACTTCAGAGGACTTCAAAAATGCCCTCAAACAAGCCAGAGAATCTGACAAGCCATTTTTGATCGATGCTGTCATCGATAGTGAAGACATCTCTCCGACCCTGAGACGATTGACTGAATTTTTCAGTCATAAAGTCAAAGCCGCAATATCCTGA
- a CDS encoding MATE family efflux transporter — translation MVGSKEKEHSLVTGNLWLTIWTMSWPLILTTVANSFVGLVDVQVAGTISASAQAAVGLAEHILFIFMLSLMSIGVGTTALVSRAYGAQERPEMLKAAAQSLVLSLLIGLFMAVVAQLTSHYVLETFAASTEVFKLGRDYLDTYSLVLIPFSLTVIANAAFRAIGDSKTPLVIVTIMTSINVALDYLTVLHNWPVPGLGIRGMAYAGLAASLTGACLAIYFLNKSILKDALASLLPLNRSMLGRICKIGIPSALQRLGWTLSSFAVFGIMRLCPDSVAALASWAIGMRLEAFVFMPLMALSLSVSSIIGQNLGAKEVDRAYKAGWRVTFIGIWMMLIAGVVLYVFAEQIAGTMAREPKALAYTIDYLRINALAEPFLALAMILAGALQGAGDTRTPMWMTIISNWLIRIPLGYTLAIPLHMGVKGIWWAMACSIMIQGIVMAWRFKSKDWIHEKI, via the coding sequence ATGGTTGGCTCTAAAGAAAAAGAACATTCGCTCGTCACCGGCAATTTATGGCTAACCATCTGGACGATGAGCTGGCCATTAATATTGACGACAGTGGCCAACTCCTTTGTCGGACTGGTCGATGTACAGGTAGCTGGCACTATCAGTGCATCGGCACAAGCTGCTGTGGGTTTGGCTGAGCACATTCTTTTTATCTTTATGCTTTCTTTGATGTCCATTGGGGTGGGCACCACTGCTCTAGTATCGCGGGCCTATGGTGCGCAGGAGCGCCCTGAGATGCTCAAGGCCGCGGCACAGTCTCTAGTACTGTCACTCTTAATTGGGCTCTTTATGGCAGTTGTTGCCCAACTAACTTCTCATTATGTCTTGGAGACCTTCGCAGCTTCCACTGAAGTTTTTAAATTAGGACGCGACTATCTCGATACATACAGCCTAGTACTAATACCATTCAGCCTTACTGTTATTGCCAACGCCGCCTTTAGAGCCATTGGCGATAGTAAAACTCCGCTTGTTATCGTGACAATAATGACCAGCATCAATGTCGCTCTCGACTATTTGACAGTGCTGCATAACTGGCCCGTGCCCGGTCTTGGTATAAGAGGCATGGCCTATGCGGGGCTCGCCGCCTCTCTCACCGGAGCCTGTCTGGCAATTTATTTTTTAAACAAGAGCATACTCAAAGATGCCCTGGCCTCCCTTTTGCCTCTCAACCGGAGCATGCTCGGTCGCATCTGCAAGATTGGCATACCATCGGCACTACAAAGACTGGGCTGGACACTCTCAAGCTTTGCAGTTTTTGGCATCATGAGGCTCTGTCCTGACTCGGTAGCAGCACTGGCCTCCTGGGCTATCGGTATGCGGCTGGAAGCTTTTGTCTTTATGCCGCTGATGGCACTGAGCCTCTCAGTCAGCTCAATCATTGGTCAAAATCTCGGTGCCAAAGAAGTTGACCGAGCCTATAAAGCAGGCTGGCGCGTCACCTTTATCGGCATCTGGATGATGCTTATAGCTGGAGTTGTACTCTATGTGTTTGCAGAGCAGATAGCCGGTACAATGGCCAGGGAGCCCAAAGCTCTTGCTTACACGATTGATTATCTGCGCATCAATGCTCTGGCCGAACCCTTCCTGGCACTTGCTATGATCTTGGCTGGAGCCCTGCAAGGGGCGGGGGACACACGCACTCCCATGTGGATGACAATAATCAGTAACTGGCTGATTCGCATACCGCTTGGATATACCCTAGCCATACCACTACACATGGGAGTCAAAGGTATCTGGTGGGCTATGGCATGCTCAATAATGATTCAGGGCATTGTGATGGCCTGGCGATTTAAATCAAAAGACTGGATTCACGAAAAAATTTAA
- a CDS encoding CPBP family intramembrane metalloprotease, with the protein MEADKKPKETGKLTDNAWLLVLSVLGLIGLFSYLKLQDQVFPSAAINFALTKDQIMEEASMWKGKVKIPGTYPISSATFNLDNDSKNFLDFKLGTKEANRIMSEEAPIFWWDIKYAEPKNDETVEIQLSPDGKLVALEYYLSKDRALPNISHEEAKAKALEFISGLTGTAIDQFAIKQDTTTPRSNRIDHSFTLENKNYDWAGAKLRTNITYSGNLLTEYNAFVHKPEAWDRQYSKMRSANELLQKIATVFYVLLNPVALFLAITQWQRGNIRVKFAIIAALVFSLIGLVDSYNELPFSLANYSSDKSYPGFVALTLMSPLLTALMTFLGSTVLIMAGEFIYRKTFPEKLALEELVTKNGLASKEVRMGLLIGIVWCAVSLGYQITYYYLGRKVGFWCPIQLDQYQVLGSYFPWFGAVGLGVSASGSEELLYRVLFLGLMQPLVKRFWLANLLQAAGWGFMHSSYEQQPCYARGLELTIEGMLDGWILRRFGLLPCLVSHYLFDAFCCVTPLFKAPVDLKFTAIYPLIPILALLAYSFVLKGKRPAAILNSEIPIKAIVQEKTSKLDMTVEYEPLKKVWRWRLLALMVLILASVAALSDNVKRIGDNVKPLKISRDMAVQKAKSILAEKQIDLSGYRHYVTVNNSYGNHTQELQYIFEKVGLQKTIEIADAIEHSAITAVQFIKPETPQSYGVTLDEDGKLLSLSITLAEEDKAREISKEEAQSLVRAFIREYRPVYYPLDDDEYSAKRMPERIDHSVTFKIPTYTVAEAPLKVSMDVLGDRACNISHRWDTPESWNWKRQVKTRKDEILPFINYAIYAISILLGIYTIVTVFRSHKVKWALPLLVSLVWVVFGLLQNSNDLINMYANYDVNKPLQDFYMQEAISRASNIFLPPLGLIFALAIIFAALTHNIKQKLKTVYVMLFPAHLDEYSKLHRDYWLDALLLGGTAAVASIAIGLGFKYLDLQFAREVSITSNIQPIISDFNSFVPPLADVLGLVRPVFDDALKLGMMVTLALVLRLTTLKQLLPVVLAFLVFGAANQKHWPDFFITLGASTTTFIFTWFVVTKAGGRNLLSLAIFCFYINCLTRLVLLWQYARDVCYRDIVTVIVMMCLPLLYLLYNQRIHRLSKKIKLRRSKNS; encoded by the coding sequence GTGGAAGCAGATAAAAAGCCAAAAGAAACAGGCAAGCTAACCGACAACGCTTGGCTTTTGGTTCTTAGCGTGCTTGGTCTGATTGGCTTATTTAGCTATCTCAAATTACAGGATCAAGTATTTCCATCTGCTGCCATCAACTTCGCATTGACCAAAGACCAAATAATGGAAGAAGCTTCCATGTGGAAAGGCAAAGTCAAAATACCGGGCACCTATCCAATCAGCTCAGCCACATTCAATCTCGACAATGACAGTAAAAACTTTTTGGATTTTAAATTAGGCACAAAAGAAGCCAATCGCATCATGAGCGAGGAAGCACCGATATTTTGGTGGGACATAAAATACGCCGAACCCAAAAATGATGAAACAGTTGAAATCCAGCTCAGCCCCGACGGCAAACTGGTGGCCCTTGAATATTATCTATCCAAAGACCGCGCCTTGCCTAATATCAGTCACGAAGAAGCAAAGGCCAAAGCGCTTGAATTTATCTCTGGTTTGACCGGAACAGCAATTGATCAATTTGCTATCAAGCAGGACACTACCACCCCTCGCAGCAATCGTATCGATCATTCATTTACCCTCGAAAACAAAAACTATGACTGGGCTGGAGCCAAACTGCGCACCAACATTACTTATAGCGGCAATCTACTAACTGAATACAATGCTTTTGTCCATAAACCAGAAGCCTGGGACAGACAGTACAGTAAGATGCGCTCGGCCAATGAGCTCTTGCAAAAAATTGCTACTGTATTTTATGTGCTACTAAATCCAGTGGCATTGTTTCTCGCTATTACACAGTGGCAAAGAGGCAATATTAGAGTCAAGTTTGCCATCATAGCAGCACTCGTCTTCAGCCTTATTGGTCTTGTTGACAGCTACAACGAGTTACCTTTTAGCCTGGCCAATTATTCAAGCGACAAATCCTATCCAGGCTTTGTCGCCCTTACCCTAATGAGTCCACTTCTGACAGCCTTGATGACTTTTCTCGGCTCGACTGTACTAATTATGGCCGGTGAATTCATTTACCGCAAAACTTTCCCCGAAAAACTGGCATTGGAAGAGCTTGTCACTAAAAACGGACTGGCATCCAAAGAAGTGAGAATGGGGCTTTTAATCGGTATAGTCTGGTGTGCTGTATCGCTCGGTTATCAAATCACATATTACTATTTAGGTCGCAAAGTCGGCTTCTGGTGCCCCATACAGCTTGACCAGTATCAAGTGTTGGGTTCATACTTCCCCTGGTTTGGTGCTGTTGGTCTGGGAGTATCAGCCAGTGGCTCAGAGGAGCTACTCTACAGAGTGCTCTTTTTGGGTCTGATGCAACCACTAGTCAAAAGATTTTGGCTGGCCAATTTACTGCAAGCAGCTGGCTGGGGCTTTATGCACAGCAGCTATGAGCAGCAGCCCTGTTATGCCAGAGGCCTTGAGCTGACTATCGAAGGCATGCTCGATGGCTGGATTTTGCGACGTTTTGGCTTATTGCCCTGCCTGGTATCACATTATCTCTTTGATGCCTTTTGCTGTGTCACACCGCTATTTAAGGCACCTGTAGATCTCAAATTTACAGCTATCTATCCGCTCATACCGATACTGGCATTACTTGCTTATTCCTTTGTCCTAAAAGGCAAGCGCCCGGCAGCAATACTCAATAGTGAGATACCAATTAAGGCGATAGTCCAGGAAAAAACCTCCAAATTGGACATGACAGTCGAATACGAGCCCCTCAAAAAAGTTTGGCGCTGGCGCCTTTTGGCTCTAATGGTACTGATTTTGGCTTCTGTCGCCGCGCTTTCTGACAATGTCAAAAGAATTGGAGACAATGTCAAACCGCTCAAAATAAGCCGTGATATGGCTGTTCAAAAAGCCAAAAGTATTCTTGCCGAAAAACAAATCGACCTCTCTGGCTATCGCCACTATGTCACTGTCAATAACAGCTACGGCAACCATACTCAGGAATTGCAGTATATTTTTGAAAAAGTCGGGCTTCAAAAGACCATTGAGATAGCTGATGCCATTGAACACAGTGCCATTACCGCAGTGCAATTTATCAAGCCAGAAACACCGCAATCATACGGCGTGACCCTAGACGAAGACGGCAAATTACTCTCTTTATCTATTACTTTAGCCGAAGAGGATAAGGCTCGCGAAATATCCAAAGAAGAAGCACAATCACTGGTGCGCGCTTTTATTAGGGAATATCGTCCAGTCTACTACCCACTCGATGATGATGAATACTCAGCCAAGCGTATGCCCGAGCGCATCGATCATTCAGTCACTTTTAAAATTCCCACCTACACAGTGGCAGAAGCACCACTAAAAGTATCAATGGATGTGCTCGGAGACCGGGCCTGTAATATCTCACACCGCTGGGATACTCCGGAGAGCTGGAACTGGAAGCGCCAGGTAAAAACTCGCAAAGATGAGATTTTGCCTTTTATCAACTACGCAATCTACGCCATATCAATTTTACTGGGCATCTACACAATAGTGACAGTATTCAGAAGCCACAAAGTCAAATGGGCACTACCGCTATTGGTATCACTGGTATGGGTTGTCTTTGGTCTATTGCAAAACAGCAATGACTTGATCAACATGTATGCCAACTATGACGTCAACAAGCCCTTGCAGGACTTTTATATGCAAGAGGCAATCAGCAGAGCAAGCAATATATTTTTGCCACCGCTGGGACTAATCTTTGCACTGGCAATTATATTTGCCGCCCTCACTCACAATATCAAACAAAAACTCAAGACTGTTTATGTCATGCTCTTTCCCGCTCATCTAGATGAGTATTCCAAACTACACCGCGATTACTGGCTCGATGCCTTGCTTTTAGGCGGTACAGCAGCTGTGGCATCTATTGCCATAGGACTTGGTTTTAAGTATCTCGACTTACAGTTTGCCCGGGAGGTATCAATAACCTCCAATATCCAGCCAATTATTAGCGACTTCAATAGTTTTGTGCCCCCGCTTGCCGACGTCCTGGGTCTTGTCAGACCGGTCTTTGATGACGCCCTCAAGCTTGGCATGATGGTGACATTGGCCCTGGTCCTGAGATTGACTACTCTAAAGCAGCTTTTGCCTGTGGTGCTGGCATTTTTGGTATTTGGTGCAGCCAATCAAAAACACTGGCCGGACTTTTTTATCACACTGGGAGCCAGCACCACCACATTTATATTTACCTGGTTTGTAGTCACTAAAGCCGGTGGACGCAATTTACTCTCATTGGCTATCTTTTGCTTTTATATCAATTGCCTAACGCGTCTGGTACTACTCTGGCAATACGCCAGAGATGTATGTTACCGCGATATAGTCACAGTTATTGTGATGATGTGCCTGCCGCTTTTATACCTGCTCTACAATCAGCGCATCCACAGACTATCTAAAAAAATCAAATTGAGACGCAGCAAAAACAGCTAG
- a CDS encoding O-antigen ligase family protein — MTQDAKPNKSIDWAEIFSYLTIILAIALNTSLTISWIAIIVLLLLALVKHGPVAAFKQAWRAPFMVPILVFVLISFVSGLAAGGLKEGLSSLTTARGFVIYPVLYLVLDNQKVIARGFYGWLIAGAICGVMGLIEGVFNYHPFTTYQYLQATGFLNNPMTYAGIMQLTSFMAAGHLAALFVNRKSTSINTLALPLVLLCANFVGLLFAAERSAWLGMVAGVLVLTLRISRKAFLLGILVLSFSVVAGYFAVPVVKTRLQSASNWQADQSITLRLKVWQIALDTFKTSPLLGAGPRNFPRIPTDAVPGESKDLNHGHSNYMHVLATLGVLGLISFAWLVVAPFIATWRAAQEPGWPDGINLGLMAALASLMVAGIFEYNFGSGQVRLAEWFCLAFYRPRK, encoded by the coding sequence TTGACCCAAGATGCAAAGCCAAATAAAAGCATTGACTGGGCAGAGATTTTTAGTTATCTGACCATCATTTTAGCTATTGCGCTCAATACCAGTCTTACTATTAGCTGGATTGCTATCATCGTGCTTTTGCTTTTGGCCCTAGTTAAACATGGACCAGTTGCTGCATTTAAGCAAGCCTGGCGTGCACCATTTATGGTGCCAATTTTGGTCTTTGTTTTGATTTCTTTTGTCTCTGGTCTAGCTGCCGGCGGGCTTAAGGAGGGACTGAGTAGCCTGACTACGGCCCGTGGTTTTGTGATTTATCCAGTTTTGTATCTGGTATTGGACAACCAAAAGGTTATTGCCAGAGGCTTTTATGGCTGGCTTATAGCAGGCGCCATATGTGGCGTCATGGGACTTATTGAGGGTGTGTTTAACTATCATCCTTTTACTACCTATCAGTATTTGCAAGCCACCGGATTTTTGAATAATCCCATGACTTATGCCGGTATTATGCAATTGACGAGCTTTATGGCCGCTGGTCATCTTGCCGCATTATTTGTTAATCGCAAAAGTACCAGTATCAATACACTCGCTCTTCCTCTGGTTTTACTTTGTGCCAACTTTGTCGGACTTTTGTTTGCCGCTGAGCGCAGTGCCTGGCTGGGGATGGTGGCGGGTGTGCTGGTTTTGACTCTGCGCATTTCGCGCAAAGCCTTTTTGCTTGGTATCCTGGTCCTGTCTTTCAGTGTGGTGGCTGGCTATTTTGCTGTGCCTGTGGTCAAAACCCGCTTGCAGAGCGCTTCTAACTGGCAGGCAGATCAAAGCATTACTTTGAGACTAAAAGTTTGGCAAATTGCTCTTGATACATTTAAGACCAGTCCTCTGCTGGGGGCTGGACCTCGCAACTTCCCCCGTATACCTACTGACGCTGTACCAGGTGAAAGCAAAGACTTAAATCACGGTCACAGTAACTATATGCATGTACTTGCTACCCTTGGTGTACTTGGTCTTATCAGTTTTGCCTGGCTTGTAGTGGCGCCTTTTATCGCCACCTGGCGCGCTGCTCAAGAGCCAGGCTGGCCTGATGGCATCAATTTGGGGTTGATGGCTGCTCTGGCATCACTTATGGTGGCAGGGATTTTTGAGTATAACTTTGGCAGTGGTCAAGTCAGGCTGGCAGAGTGGTTTTGTCTGGCCTTTTATAGACCGCGCAAGTAA
- the trpS gene encoding tryptophan--tRNA ligase has protein sequence MAIAKRIMSGMRPTGRLHLGHYFGALKNWIHFQSQYESYFCIVDWHALTTKFQNTREIEAHIWEIALDWLCAGVDPEAATIYVQSAVPEIAELHLLLSMFTPHNWVEREPTLKDMVKMLDQDEHAAQDKITYGLLGYPVLMASDILTFRGQLVPVGKDQESHLEFARDVARRFNNTYNVDFFPEPKPEFTTTPLLKGVDGQKMGKSFNNDIKIADTEDDTIKKVKQMITDRTRIAKADPGHTNLCEVPWPMYQIFADQDLCAVVRDECESAKIGCVDCKVRLAGQINQFFAPMREKRKELAANPDNVRKIVEHGNLKARKVAQQTLKEVREIMGMINWSR, from the coding sequence ATGGCAATAGCTAAAAGAATCATGTCAGGCATGCGTCCTACCGGACGTTTGCATCTGGGGCACTATTTTGGTGCGCTCAAAAACTGGATTCATTTCCAGAGTCAGTACGAATCTTACTTTTGCATCGTCGACTGGCATGCTCTGACTACTAAATTTCAAAACACCAGAGAAATCGAAGCTCATATCTGGGAAATTGCTCTTGACTGGCTCTGTGCTGGTGTAGATCCAGAAGCGGCGACCATTTACGTCCAATCGGCTGTGCCCGAGATTGCCGAATTGCATCTATTGCTCTCTATGTTTACTCCTCATAACTGGGTGGAGCGCGAGCCGACACTCAAAGACATGGTCAAAATGCTTGACCAGGATGAGCATGCTGCCCAGGACAAAATCACTTATGGTCTTTTGGGTTATCCAGTACTAATGGCTTCTGACATCCTCACATTTAGAGGGCAGCTCGTGCCAGTTGGTAAAGATCAGGAGTCGCACCTGGAATTTGCACGAGATGTAGCCAGACGCTTTAACAACACCTATAACGTAGATTTTTTCCCCGAGCCTAAGCCGGAATTTACCACTACCCCTTTGCTAAAGGGCGTGGATGGACAAAAGATGGGCAAATCCTTTAACAACGATATCAAAATCGCTGATACCGAAGACGATACCATCAAAAAAGTTAAACAGATGATCACCGATAGGACTCGTATCGCTAAAGCCGATCCCGGTCATACCAATTTGTGCGAAGTGCCCTGGCCCATGTATCAGATATTTGCTGATCAAGACCTGTGTGCTGTGGTCAGAGACGAATGTGAAAGCGCCAAGATTGGTTGTGTCGACTGTAAAGTCAGACTGGCTGGACAGATTAATCAGTTTTTTGCGCCGATGCGTGAGAAGCGTAAAGAGCTGGCTGCCAATCCCGATAATGTGCGCAAAATTGTTGAGCATGGTAACCTGAAAGCACGCAAAGTAGCGCAACAAACGCTCAAAGAAGTGCGTGAGATTATGGGAATGATCAACTGGTCGCGTTAA
- a CDS encoding DUF4388 domain-containing protein: MLIMIDGNLSDVSLPGLLQFLATESNKSFKVKLVNGFAKGELFICEGELLAANFGILEGNDALTEFLFWQDGTFSVERVASRFRSTINSNLKIELKQSNTFADQLLFLREEGVGLNTEIVPSPNFGTQFWQEALTKQPLGKDDFAVLGWITDGRTMRQAMREFNLDVVSATSSLYRLLITHSVECLRATVSRDSREERYFDTEVGAATAAQEVELTDLAVVTSDNLPAVDIAAVEAKVLNATAVEKPSRELVGAAAASGESSKDTSNNLPALKPASQSSDEEQVTRTNFDIRRTDPLPIVAVDIERLFQTSFHVSPFGQLALNNEALDSELKEILSDFKNGLSFIACATKKGRQAGQVLHTCKYSLERGYIDPPDAVASITADLLLGRVEIEQYLLQRRRITGDELRDVTDLAKQRGVKLVDLLVKTGFMTDSDQERLQVERERFAPR, translated from the coding sequence ATGCTAATAATGATCGATGGCAATCTATCGGATGTCAGTCTACCCGGGCTTTTACAGTTTTTGGCTACAGAGTCCAATAAAAGCTTTAAGGTAAAGCTAGTTAATGGATTTGCCAAAGGCGAGCTTTTCATTTGCGAAGGTGAGCTTCTAGCGGCTAATTTCGGCATTCTGGAGGGTAATGATGCCCTGACTGAGTTTTTGTTTTGGCAAGACGGTACCTTTAGTGTCGAGCGAGTAGCTTCCAGGTTTCGCAGTACTATAAATAGCAATCTCAAAATTGAGCTAAAACAGTCCAATACTTTTGCCGATCAATTGCTCTTTTTACGAGAAGAAGGTGTTGGCCTCAATACAGAGATTGTGCCTTCGCCCAATTTTGGTACTCAGTTCTGGCAAGAAGCGCTGACTAAGCAGCCTCTTGGTAAAGATGATTTTGCTGTCCTGGGGTGGATAACTGATGGTCGCACCATGCGCCAGGCTATGCGCGAATTCAATCTCGATGTGGTCAGTGCCACATCATCGCTCTATCGCCTTTTAATTACACATTCGGTGGAGTGTTTACGCGCCACTGTGTCTAGAGATAGCCGTGAAGAAAGATATTTTGATACCGAAGTTGGTGCTGCTACTGCGGCACAAGAAGTGGAGTTGACAGACTTAGCTGTTGTCACGTCTGATAATTTGCCAGCTGTCGACATCGCAGCGGTTGAAGCCAAAGTACTCAATGCCACCGCTGTCGAAAAACCCAGTCGTGAACTGGTTGGTGCCGCAGCTGCCAGTGGTGAGAGCAGCAAAGATACCAGTAACAACTTGCCAGCCTTAAAACCGGCCAGTCAGTCCAGTGACGAAGAACAAGTGACCCGGACTAATTTTGATATTAGACGCACTGACCCCTTACCCATTGTTGCCGTCGATATCGAGCGGCTTTTTCAGACGAGCTTCCATGTCAGTCCCTTTGGTCAACTGGCACTCAACAACGAAGCCCTCGATAGCGAACTCAAAGAAATACTTTCCGATTTTAAAAATGGTCTGAGCTTTATTGCTTGCGCCACCAAAAAAGGCAGACAGGCTGGTCAGGTGCTGCATACCTGCAAATACTCTTTAGAAAGAGGCTATATCGATCCTCCCGATGCAGTTGCCAGTATTACTGCTGACTTGCTTTTAGGACGAGTCGAAATCGAACAATATCTATTGCAAAGAAGACGCATTACCGGAGATGAGCTGAGAGATGTCACGGATTTAGCCAAGCAACGTGGCGTCAAGCTAGTGGATTTGTTGGTTAAGACCGGATTTATGACTGATTCGGATCAGGAACGTTTGCAAGTTGAGCGTGAGCGCTTTGCCCCGCGCTAG